A section of the Flavobacterium ardleyense genome encodes:
- a CDS encoding PhoH family protein, which produces MNERTIELIDIAPKDFWGAQDTHLETIKKYYPKLKIVARGTTIKAFGETEVLDEFENRFNRLMQHFARYNKIDDNVIERVIEGNGQAERMDDRDKILVHGIHGKIIKAMTPNQQLLVDMINKNDMVFAVGPAGTGKTYTGVALAVKALKEKQVKRIILTRPAVEAGENLGFLPGDMKEKLDPYMQPLYDALRDMLPNEKLEDYLLKGIIQIAPLAFMRGRTLDHAFVILDEAQNTTHAQMKMFLTRMGKSAKFMITGDPGQIDLPRRQVSGLKEAMLVLKDIEGISIIYLDDKDIVRHKLVKKVIDAYKMIENND; this is translated from the coding sequence TTGAACGAAAGAACCATTGAACTCATAGACATTGCACCCAAAGATTTTTGGGGAGCCCAGGACACTCACTTAGAAACGATCAAGAAATACTATCCAAAACTAAAAATAGTTGCCAGAGGTACTACAATTAAAGCCTTTGGAGAAACGGAAGTACTTGATGAGTTCGAAAATCGGTTCAACCGCCTGATGCAGCACTTTGCTCGATATAATAAAATCGATGATAATGTAATCGAAAGAGTCATAGAAGGCAACGGACAAGCCGAACGCATGGATGACAGAGATAAAATTTTGGTCCATGGGATTCACGGCAAAATTATCAAGGCGATGACTCCAAATCAGCAATTGCTGGTTGATATGATTAACAAAAACGATATGGTTTTTGCTGTCGGCCCTGCCGGAACTGGAAAAACCTATACAGGGGTGGCACTTGCCGTAAAAGCGCTCAAAGAAAAGCAGGTAAAACGAATTATTTTGACACGTCCTGCGGTAGAAGCTGGTGAAAATCTCGGTTTCCTGCCTGGCGATATGAAGGAAAAATTAGATCCCTATATGCAACCTTTGTACGATGCATTGCGAGATATGTTGCCCAACGAGAAATTGGAAGACTATCTACTTAAGGGAATTATTCAAATTGCACCCTTGGCATTTATGCGTGGACGAACACTAGACCACGCCTTTGTAATTCTCGATGAGGCCCAGAATACTACGCATGCTCAAATGAAAATGTTTCTTACAAGAATGGGAAAGAGCGCCAAATTTATGATCACTGGCGATCCAGGACAGATAGATTTGCCTCGCCGTCAAGTTTCGGGACTCAAGGAGGCAATGTTGGTGTTGAAAGACATCGAAGGAATTTCGATCATATACTTGGACGACAAAGATATCGTGCGCCATAAATTAGTCAAGAAAGTTATTGACGCTTACAAAATGATTGAAAATAATGATTAA
- a CDS encoding Rrf2 family transcriptional regulator, which yields MKLNHFTDFSMRVLMYLDQKKENHQSSLDELSANFKISRNHLIKVVQFLSSNNLVQTKRGKNGGILISEKARAILLGDLIHLLEQDDTPVVNCDLKPCIFQSHNCKLKAVFSSAYLAFIESLNQYKLSDLKFTNWSSIF from the coding sequence ATGAAATTGAATCACTTTACCGATTTTAGTATGCGCGTGTTGATGTATTTAGATCAAAAGAAAGAAAACCATCAAAGTTCTTTAGATGAGCTATCAGCCAATTTTAAGATCTCACGCAATCATCTTATTAAAGTGGTTCAGTTTTTATCTTCCAACAATCTTGTTCAAACCAAGAGAGGGAAAAATGGTGGCATTTTAATTTCAGAAAAGGCCAGAGCGATTTTACTTGGAGATTTAATTCATCTTTTAGAACAAGATGATACACCGGTAGTAAATTGCGATTTAAAACCTTGTATCTTCCAGTCTCATAATTGCAAATTAAAAGCTGTTTTTAGTTCTGCTTACCTCGCATTTATTGAAAGTTTAAACCAATACAAACTGTCAGATTTAAAATTTACAAATTGGAGCTCTATATTTTAA
- the hmpA gene encoding NO-inducible flavohemoprotein, with amino-acid sequence MNTSQKELVKGTVPVLKANGNDLITYFYQRMLTNNPELKDIFNMANQASGKQQNALTGAVLAYAENIDDPTVLINTLKAIGNKHVSLNIAAEQYDIVGNHLINSIIEVLGTAATAELIEAWTCAYTELAQIMIDIEADMYQKNTEKKGGWKGWRSFAISKIVAESAEINSFYLTPVDKKEIADFFPGQFISVSTFIPELGHKQPRQYSLSSSSNNDYYRISVKKEMGQKTPDGIVSNALHGKSVGDLLDVSAPAGLFYADPESKNPLVLVSGGVGLTPLMSMVETNKNALQRNQTVWIHSCRNENVHAFRDTIEELNNEKSWLTSYVFYETLPETNTNAIEGRIDLDQIKKEILIKDAKYYICGPPVFIKVQYQSLVGLGVSRENILYEEFGPQLLSLN; translated from the coding sequence ATGAATACAAGTCAAAAAGAATTAGTTAAAGGAACAGTTCCCGTATTAAAAGCGAATGGCAATGATTTGATTACGTACTTTTATCAAAGAATGCTAACTAACAATCCTGAATTAAAAGATATTTTTAATATGGCGAATCAAGCTAGTGGAAAGCAACAGAACGCCTTAACTGGAGCAGTCTTAGCGTATGCCGAAAATATTGATGACCCCACAGTTTTGATTAATACTTTAAAAGCAATTGGGAATAAACATGTAAGTTTAAATATTGCAGCTGAACAATATGATATTGTAGGCAACCATCTAATTAATTCAATTATTGAAGTTTTAGGCACTGCAGCTACTGCTGAATTGATCGAAGCTTGGACTTGTGCTTACACTGAATTAGCGCAAATAATGATAGATATTGAAGCAGATATGTATCAAAAAAATACAGAGAAAAAAGGAGGTTGGAAAGGTTGGAGATCTTTTGCAATTTCGAAGATTGTTGCAGAAAGTGCTGAAATAAATTCATTTTACCTGACACCTGTAGATAAGAAAGAAATCGCTGATTTTTTTCCCGGTCAATTTATATCCGTTAGCACCTTTATTCCAGAATTAGGTCATAAACAGCCAAGGCAATACAGCTTATCATCTAGTTCTAATAACGATTATTACAGAATCTCGGTTAAAAAAGAGATGGGACAAAAAACTCCAGACGGCATAGTTTCTAATGCTTTGCATGGAAAAAGCGTTGGTGACTTACTAGATGTTAGTGCTCCTGCGGGATTATTCTATGCTGATCCAGAATCTAAAAATCCTTTGGTGTTGGTTAGTGGCGGTGTTGGTTTGACACCTTTAATGAGTATGGTTGAGACTAATAAAAATGCATTACAAAGAAACCAAACAGTGTGGATCCACAGCTGCCGTAATGAAAACGTGCACGCTTTTAGAGATACTATAGAAGAACTAAACAATGAAAAATCTTGGTTAACATCCTACGTTTTTTACGAAACTCTACCTGAGACCAATACTAATGCCATTGAAGGGAGAATTGACTTAGATCAGATAAAAAAAGAAATACTGATAAAAGATGCAAAATATTATATTTGCGGACCTCCTGTCTTTATTAAAGTGCAATATCAATCCTTAGTAGGTCTTGGTGTAAGTAGAGAAAATATTCTTTATGAAGAATTTGGTCCACAATTATTAAGCCTCAACTAA
- a CDS encoding phosphoribosylaminoimidazolesuccinocarboxamide synthase produces MSNTITTTDFNFPGQKSLYHGKVREVYNINDDILVMIATDRLSAFDVVLPKGITYKGQILNQIATKFMELTSDIVPNWLIATPDPNVAVGHLCEPFKVEMVIRGYLAGHAAREYAAGKREICSVKLPEGLKENDKLPEPIITPTTKADLGDHDADISREAILSQGIVTEEDYLVLEKYTRALYQRGTEIADSRGLILVDTKYEFGKTKDGVIVLIDEIHTPDSSRYFYADGFQARQDAGQEQKQLSKEFVRRWLMENGFQGKDGQSIPEMSAEYIQTVSDRYIELYENILGEKFVKADISDINARIEKNVLQFLTSYEKI; encoded by the coding sequence ATGAGCAATACAATCACAACAACTGATTTCAATTTTCCCGGTCAGAAGTCGCTTTACCACGGTAAAGTTCGCGAGGTTTACAATATCAACGACGATATTTTGGTCATGATTGCTACCGATAGGCTTTCTGCTTTTGATGTTGTTTTGCCAAAGGGAATCACCTACAAAGGTCAGATTTTGAATCAGATTGCAACAAAATTTATGGAGCTTACAAGCGATATCGTGCCTAATTGGCTGATTGCAACTCCAGATCCAAACGTTGCGGTAGGACATTTATGTGAGCCTTTCAAAGTTGAAATGGTGATTCGTGGATATCTTGCAGGTCACGCAGCTCGTGAGTATGCCGCTGGAAAAAGAGAAATTTGTAGTGTAAAACTTCCAGAAGGTCTTAAAGAAAATGACAAACTTCCTGAGCCAATTATCACCCCAACTACCAAAGCAGATTTGGGTGACCACGATGCAGATATCAGCCGTGAAGCTATACTTTCGCAAGGGATTGTTACCGAAGAAGATTATTTAGTTCTCGAAAAATACACACGCGCTCTTTACCAAAGAGGTACTGAAATCGCAGATAGTCGCGGTCTAATTTTAGTAGATACAAAATACGAATTTGGAAAAACCAAAGACGGCGTGATAGTCCTTATTGACGAAATTCACACACCTGACTCTTCCCGATATTTCTACGCCGATGGTTTTCAAGCGCGTCAGGATGCTGGCCAAGAGCAGAAGCAATTGTCGAAAGAATTTGTAAGAAGATGGCTGATGGAAAATGGCTTTCAAGGTAAAGATGGTCAAAGTATCCCAGAAATGTCTGCAGAATATATCCAAACGGTTTCTGATCGTTATATCGAATTATACGAGAATATCTTGGGCGAAAAATTCGTTAAAGCCGATATTTCAGATATCAATGCTAGGATAGAGAAGAATGTGCTTCAGTTTTTAACTTCGTATGAAAAAATCTAA
- a CDS encoding ice-binding family protein yields the protein MKNNLLLLITISFCLFSSNTIFSQTLNLNSLANFDLFTSDGAITNTGLTQVSGNIGTNLGAISGFSASPSSINIQNVATAQAVIDLSALYEELLVTTPTVLNHPLTFGTGEALSPGIYDVNGAISIAGTLTLDGQGNSNALFIIKTNGALNAAAYAKIVLINGARADNVYWLAAGAAGFATFADIKGIVVSNAAIVFGAYAKLDGKALTKFGAITTLNSYINIQFPAANETANLGSASKFVMYTAAGTISNSGISTYTGLIGTDAGAISSFPVGTENLINQNDITAACKVDLFSAYADLQGRTPTNTAHAVAYGSETLTPGIYKNIAAITTAGILTLDGQGDPNSIFIFQFGAALAIGANTEIILSNGAHASNVFWIVEGAVSIGASTKVEGTFISNAALALGANCSLNGRILILAGAITTLDGMTLKIPEARIFPINQAIDYGSFPANLFLAGSTKIIINWQKSTDSSFSNPTNISNATPSLGGSEMGVIVDDTWFRARFQDNTYSASTKMTVGDKTTLINGQWDNGFPDNTKTAVFQSIFTSTENFIARSVVVESNTSVIISSGNNVILNGSITIKDGASFTLSNNSNLIQLTNAINIGKINVLKNSSKLKRLDYTLWSSPVKDQKLLSYSPFTNLTRFYNYNSNTDQYNAVAAPNSTNFNIATGYLIRMPNDHPTVATVWNGSFHGIPNNGDINYNIENLEIGKPFYLVGNPYPSKLDAKKFVDDNSDFITGSLYFWRKTNDANKPSYCTWTTAGFTTNGEDEAEDLDNFISSSQGFFVEVLPNSKEIIFKNSQRSDNTIEQFFKTQNIVEKNRIWLNATSLNGAYSQMLLGYITNATLAVDHGIDGKYKNDGVIALTSTIDGAPYTIQGRPLPFEASDIVSLQFMATEAGQYTIAIDHVDGLFESNQVIYLKDQFTGLLHNLKTQSYTFTSEAGTFESRFTIVYQNPLSTNEFTEENNSIIVYQKNNEVVISSTKSSLKSIEIFDTLGRLVQEYSNINLNEVKIPARNGKQLLLLQITDENNQITIKKLID from the coding sequence TTGAAAAATAACCTATTATTACTGATTACAATCAGCTTTTGCCTTTTCTCTTCCAACACTATTTTTTCTCAAACCCTTAACTTAAATTCACTTGCGAATTTTGATCTCTTCACAAGCGATGGAGCTATAACTAATACTGGGCTTACCCAAGTCTCTGGAAACATCGGAACCAATCTTGGAGCAATAAGTGGCTTTTCAGCATCTCCAAGTTCAATCAACATTCAAAATGTTGCCACTGCACAGGCTGTTATAGATTTATCAGCGCTTTACGAGGAATTGCTAGTAACAACTCCTACCGTACTAAATCATCCACTTACTTTTGGAACAGGAGAAGCCTTATCACCAGGAATTTATGATGTGAATGGAGCCATATCAATTGCGGGTACTCTTACTCTGGACGGTCAAGGCAATAGCAATGCTTTATTTATTATCAAAACTAATGGCGCTCTAAATGCAGCTGCTTACGCTAAAATAGTTTTAATTAACGGCGCAAGAGCTGACAATGTGTATTGGCTAGCTGCTGGAGCCGCTGGCTTTGCAACTTTCGCAGATATTAAAGGGATCGTCGTATCAAATGCTGCAATTGTTTTTGGCGCTTATGCTAAATTAGATGGAAAAGCTCTTACGAAATTTGGCGCCATAACCACCCTAAATTCATACATTAACATTCAATTCCCAGCGGCGAATGAGACTGCAAATCTGGGTTCAGCTTCAAAATTTGTTATGTACACGGCTGCGGGTACAATTTCAAATTCTGGAATTTCTACTTATACTGGACTTATAGGAACGGATGCGGGCGCTATCTCATCTTTTCCTGTGGGAACAGAGAATCTTATCAATCAAAATGATATAACTGCAGCCTGCAAGGTCGACTTATTTTCAGCCTATGCAGATTTGCAGGGAAGAACACCGACAAATACTGCACATGCTGTAGCCTATGGTAGTGAAACTCTAACTCCTGGAATTTATAAAAATATTGCTGCTATTACAACTGCCGGCATTCTAACTTTAGATGGTCAGGGAGATCCTAATAGCATCTTCATATTCCAATTTGGTGCCGCGTTGGCGATCGGAGCAAATACTGAAATAATTTTATCCAATGGAGCGCATGCTTCAAATGTGTTTTGGATTGTAGAAGGTGCAGTTAGTATAGGAGCATCCACGAAAGTCGAGGGTACTTTTATATCGAATGCTGCTTTAGCACTTGGCGCAAATTGTTCTCTTAACGGTCGAATCTTAATTTTAGCTGGTGCAATTACGACCCTTGACGGAATGACTTTAAAAATTCCTGAAGCTCGAATATTTCCCATTAATCAGGCAATCGATTATGGCAGTTTCCCTGCAAATTTATTTCTAGCGGGATCTACTAAAATTATCATTAATTGGCAAAAATCTACTGACAGTTCATTTAGCAACCCTACAAATATATCAAACGCAACACCTTCATTAGGCGGTTCCGAAATGGGAGTGATAGTTGATGACACTTGGTTTAGAGCCAGATTTCAAGACAACACTTACTCGGCCTCAACAAAAATGACGGTTGGGGATAAAACTACTTTAATAAATGGTCAATGGGATAATGGATTTCCAGACAATACTAAAACAGCAGTTTTTCAAAGCATTTTCACTTCTACAGAAAACTTTATCGCGCGATCTGTTGTTGTAGAAAGTAATACTTCTGTAATTATTTCGTCAGGCAACAATGTCATTTTGAACGGTTCTATAACAATAAAGGATGGCGCTAGCTTTACTCTCAGTAATAACTCTAATTTGATTCAACTTACAAACGCCATCAATATTGGAAAGATTAATGTGCTAAAAAATAGCTCAAAGTTAAAGAGACTTGATTACACTCTTTGGAGTAGTCCTGTAAAAGATCAAAAGTTACTTAGCTACTCGCCATTTACAAACTTAACTCGTTTTTACAATTATAATTCAAACACCGACCAATATAACGCAGTAGCTGCGCCAAATTCTACCAATTTTAATATAGCAACTGGCTACCTTATCCGTATGCCAAATGATCACCCTACAGTCGCAACTGTTTGGAATGGGAGTTTTCATGGAATTCCCAATAATGGAGATATTAATTATAATATAGAAAACCTTGAGATTGGAAAACCATTCTATTTGGTTGGAAATCCTTATCCTTCCAAGCTTGATGCGAAAAAATTCGTCGATGATAATAGCGATTTTATTACAGGATCTTTGTATTTCTGGCGTAAAACAAACGATGCAAATAAACCTAGCTACTGTACTTGGACTACGGCTGGATTTACAACTAACGGAGAAGACGAAGCTGAAGATTTAGACAATTTTATCTCATCATCACAAGGATTTTTTGTTGAAGTTTTGCCTAATTCAAAAGAAATTATTTTTAAAAACTCTCAACGATCTGATAATACAATTGAGCAGTTTTTTAAAACTCAAAATATTGTAGAGAAAAATAGAATCTGGCTTAACGCAACTAGCTTGAATGGAGCGTACTCTCAAATGTTATTAGGATACATTACAAATGCGACCCTAGCAGTTGACCATGGAATTGATGGGAAATATAAAAATGATGGTGTTATTGCTCTGACATCCACTATTGATGGCGCCCCTTACACAATTCAAGGAAGACCTTTACCATTTGAAGCAAGTGACATTGTATCGCTGCAATTTATGGCAACTGAAGCTGGACAGTATACAATTGCAATAGACCACGTTGATGGCCTTTTTGAAAGTAATCAAGTAATTTATTTGAAAGATCAATTTACAGGCTTGCTTCACAATTTGAAAACACAATCTTATACTTTCACTTCTGAAGCTGGAACTTTTGAAAGTCGTTTTACGATTGTCTATCAAAATCCTTTAAGTACAAATGAGTTTACTGAAGAAAATAATTCGATAATCGTTTACCAAAAGAATAACGAAGTCGTAATCAGTTCAACAAAATCCTCTTTAAAATCAATAGAGATATTTGATACATTAGGAAGATTAGTTCAAGAATATAGCAATATCAATTTGAACGAGGTAAAGATTCCGGCGCGTAATGGCAAGCAATTGCTATTACTTCAGATAACGGATGAGAATAATCAGATTACTATAAAAAAACTCATCGACTAG
- a CDS encoding alpha/beta hydrolase family protein, producing the protein MLIILTDFNGLKDEMWLENYQHLLQKDFNCIVYDTQKLGEIACKGQSEIQIHQAFVDFGIQKAVDNLLKIYTEEYTILGFSVGGTIAWKAALYNQRISSLYAVSATRLRFETLKPAVKVNLSFGELDMHRPNPTWSHELRVRSTIFENANHEVYKNSDFCSLLCAQIIRQKSAGNF; encoded by the coding sequence ATGCTTATTATTTTGACAGATTTCAACGGGTTGAAAGATGAAATGTGGTTAGAAAATTACCAGCACTTATTGCAGAAAGATTTTAATTGTATAGTTTACGACACTCAGAAGCTCGGGGAAATAGCTTGCAAAGGGCAATCAGAAATTCAAATTCATCAAGCATTTGTAGACTTTGGAATTCAAAAAGCTGTTGACAATTTATTAAAAATTTATACTGAAGAATACACTATTTTAGGTTTTAGCGTCGGCGGAACCATTGCTTGGAAAGCAGCTTTGTATAACCAACGCATTAGCAGCTTGTACGCTGTATCAGCCACACGATTGCGATTTGAAACTTTAAAGCCAGCAGTAAAAGTTAATTTAAGCTTCGGCGAACTAGATATGCATCGGCCAAATCCCACATGGAGCCATGAACTTAGGGTTAGGTCGACAATTTTTGAAAATGCTAATCACGAAGTTTATAAGAATTCCGATTTTTGTTCGCTTCTCTGCGCCCAAATTATTAGGCAAAAAAGTGCTGGCAATTTTTAA
- a CDS encoding DUF2238 domain-containing protein, whose product MKNPFLMLSLAFAVLVWSLINPFEYFTAFLEVLPGVLGIIILMATFKKFRFSDFTYFLIMLHCIILFVGGHYTYAEVPLFDYLKDVMGSERNNYDKLGHFAQGLVPAMIVREIFLRKEVVARKSYLNLIIVLMCLGISAAYELIEWFVSILTGDGGDAFLGTQGDVWDTQSDMMFAGIGALLGLFLLSKTQNKSISKLPETPDTL is encoded by the coding sequence ATGAAGAATCCTTTTCTGATGTTGAGTTTGGCGTTTGCCGTACTTGTCTGGTCATTGATAAATCCTTTCGAATATTTCACAGCTTTCCTAGAAGTATTACCTGGAGTTTTGGGAATTATTATACTGATGGCGACTTTCAAAAAATTTCGCTTTAGCGATTTTACTTACTTTTTGATAATGCTTCACTGCATCATTCTTTTTGTGGGCGGTCATTATACCTATGCCGAAGTGCCACTATTTGACTATCTCAAGGATGTAATGGGTTCTGAAAGAAATAATTACGATAAGCTTGGCCATTTTGCCCAAGGACTTGTTCCAGCGATGATCGTCAGAGAAATCTTTCTTCGTAAGGAAGTTGTTGCTAGAAAGTCTTATCTAAATTTGATAATAGTTCTTATGTGCTTGGGCATCAGTGCAGCCTACGAACTCATTGAATGGTTTGTATCTATTTTGACTGGAGATGGTGGCGACGCTTTCTTAGGAACTCAAGGAGACGTATGGGATACGCAATCTGATATGATGTTTGCAGGAATTGGTGCCTTGCTTGGACTTTTTTTACTTTCAAAAACACAAAATAAATCTATTTCTAAATTGCCTGAAACCCCCGATACGCTATGA
- a CDS encoding M42 family metallopeptidase, translating to MKDSILSSNSIEFLEKYLNNASPTGFESEGQKLWMDYLKPYVDTFITDTYGTAVGVINPDAKFKVVIEGHADEISWYVNYISAEGMIYVIRNGGSDHQIAPSKRVNIHTKNGIVRGVFGWPAIHTRKGDKEETPKLDNIFIDCGCTNKEEVEKLGVHVGCVITYPDTFEILNENKFICRAIDNRMGGFMIAEVARMLKENNITLPFGLYITNSVQEEVGLRGAEMITQTIKPNIAIVTDVCHDSTTPMIDQKVQGSTKIGDGPVITYAPAVQNNLRELILETAKANDIPFQRLASSRVTGTDTDAFAYSNGGVASALISLPLRYMHTTVEMVHRDDVENVIKLIYQTLLKLENDHDFKYFS from the coding sequence ATGAAAGATAGCATTCTTAGCTCAAATTCAATTGAATTTCTAGAAAAATACCTAAATAATGCCTCGCCAACAGGTTTCGAATCTGAAGGTCAGAAGTTATGGATGGACTACCTAAAGCCTTATGTAGACACGTTTATCACCGATACCTACGGCACTGCGGTGGGTGTGATTAATCCCGATGCGAAGTTTAAAGTAGTTATCGAAGGCCACGCAGACGAGATTTCTTGGTACGTGAATTACATCAGCGCCGAAGGGATGATTTACGTGATTCGAAATGGTGGATCTGATCATCAGATTGCACCATCAAAACGCGTCAATATTCATACAAAAAACGGAATTGTTCGTGGTGTTTTCGGATGGCCGGCGATTCATACTCGTAAAGGTGATAAAGAAGAGACACCAAAATTGGACAATATTTTCATCGACTGCGGTTGTACTAATAAGGAGGAAGTCGAAAAATTGGGTGTGCACGTGGGTTGCGTGATCACTTATCCTGATACCTTTGAAATCCTGAACGAAAATAAATTTATATGTCGCGCGATTGACAATAGAATGGGCGGTTTTATGATTGCCGAAGTCGCTCGTATGCTTAAAGAAAACAATATTACTTTGCCTTTTGGTCTTTATATTACCAATTCTGTGCAGGAAGAAGTTGGCCTTCGCGGTGCCGAAATGATTACTCAAACTATCAAGCCAAATATCGCGATTGTGACCGATGTTTGCCACGATAGTACAACTCCGATGATCGATCAGAAAGTTCAGGGAAGCACCAAAATTGGCGATGGTCCGGTGATCACTTACGCGCCTGCTGTTCAAAATAATTTGCGCGAATTAATCCTCGAAACTGCCAAGGCCAATGACATTCCATTTCAGCGCCTTGCCTCGTCGAGAGTGACGGGAACAGATACGGATGCCTTCGCTTATAGCAATGGTGGCGTGGCTTCGGCGCTTATTTCGCTCCCACTTCGCTATATGCACACGACTGTGGAAATGGTGCATAGAGACGATGTTGAGAACGTAATTAAGCTGATTTATCAGACTTTATTGAAGCTTGAAAACGATCACGATTTTAAATATTTCAGTTAA
- a CDS encoding DUF4294 domain-containing protein, which produces MKGIYLFFFLIFATQFQAQVQSKDSLLVDYDAVENDSLLAQILELEEVIIYRNKLDAAAAKDFLLLQNRVYVVYPYAKIAADRLTILNATMDKMKTAKEKRKYFKIVETYIENEFTAKLKKLSRKQGQILVKLVYRQTGITLFDLVKDHKSGWKAFWASNTAKLFDIDIKRQYDPFTVNEDYLIETILQRAFDNGRLPSQAPATPIDFNNLDKHWHEMKKAEMK; this is translated from the coding sequence ATGAAAGGCATCTACCTATTCTTTTTTTTAATTTTTGCTACTCAATTTCAGGCTCAAGTGCAGTCAAAAGATAGTCTTTTGGTCGATTACGATGCGGTAGAAAATGATAGTTTGTTGGCGCAAATTCTTGAACTTGAGGAGGTGATAATATACAGAAATAAACTTGATGCCGCGGCAGCGAAAGATTTTTTGCTCTTGCAAAATCGCGTTTACGTGGTGTATCCCTATGCGAAGATTGCTGCAGATAGACTCACAATTCTCAATGCGACGATGGACAAAATGAAAACTGCAAAGGAGAAGCGCAAATACTTCAAAATCGTCGAAACTTATATCGAAAATGAATTTACGGCAAAGCTTAAAAAACTGTCACGCAAGCAAGGTCAGATTTTGGTCAAACTTGTTTACAGACAGACTGGAATTACGCTTTTCGATCTCGTAAAAGATCATAAAAGTGGTTGGAAAGCATTTTGGGCGAGCAATACTGCGAAGTTGTTTGATATAGATATAAAGCGACAGTATGATCCATTTACCGTGAACGAGGACTATTTGATAGAGACGATTTTGCAACGTGCATTTGATAACGGCCGCCTTCCAAGCCAAGCTCCTGCGACGCCGATTGACTTTAATAATCTAGACAAGCATTGGCACGAAATGAAAAAAGCAGAAATGAAATAG